In the genome of Nycticebus coucang isolate mNycCou1 chromosome 12, mNycCou1.pri, whole genome shotgun sequence, one region contains:
- the THUMPD1 gene encoding THUMP domain-containing protein 1, with the protein MQPAPGESNTLRTEEKLVYCSSQLAHTMEEPAHQPTQPGSGKRKGKAQYVPAKRARRCDAGGPRQLEPGVQGILITCNMNERKCVEEAYSLLNEYGDDMYGPEKFTDKDQQPSGSEGEDDDVEAALKKEVGDIKASTEMRLRRFQSVESGANNVVFIRTLGIEPEKLVHHILQDMYKTKKKKTRVILRMLPISGTCRAFLEDMKKYAETFLEPWFKAPNKGTFQIVYKSRNNSHMNREEVIKELAGIVGNLNSENKVDLTNPQYTVVVEIIKTVCCLSVVKDYMLFRKYNLQEVVKSAKDPSQLNPKQGNGKEIKLESGDKLNEKNPAEDKNNQQVVPEISEEPGEIKPTSEMQVVNEAEAKLELASQVTEESKSSENAHS; encoded by the exons ATGCAGCCTGCGCCAGGAGAGAGCAATACGCTTAGAACCGAAGAGAAGCTCGTTTACTGTTCGTCTCAGCTTGCACACACCATGGAGGAACCTGCCCACCAACCTACTCAGCCTGGCAGTGGGAAGCGCAAGGGCAAGGCTCAGTACGTGCCGGCCAAGCGAGCTCGGCGCTGCGACGCCGGCGGGCCCCGGCAGCTGGAGCCCGGGGTACAGGGCATCCTTATCACTTGCAACATGAACGAGCGCAAGTGCGTGGAGGAGGCCTACAGCTTGCTCAACGAATACGGCGACGACATGTATGGGCCAGAAAAG TTTACCGATAAGGATCAGCAGCCCTCTGGAAGTGAGGGAGAAGATGATGATGTGGAGGCTGCCTTGAAGAAGGAAGTTGGTGACATTAAGGCATCTACAGAGATGAGGCTAAGAAGATTTCAGTCAGTGGAGAGTGGAGCCAATAATGTAGTCTTCATCAGGACACTTGGAATAG AACCTGAAAAATTGGTGCATCACATTCTTCAGGATATGTACAAAACCAAGAAGAAGAAGACTCGGGTTATTCTACGAATGTTACCCATCTCAGGCACGTGCAGGGCTTTCTtagaagacatgaaaaaatatgcAGAAACATTTTTGGAACCTTGGTTTAAAGCTCCAAACAAAGggacatttcagattgtatataagtCTCGAAATAACAGTCATATGAACAGAGAAGAAGTTATTAAAGAGTTGGCAG GAATAGTGGGAAACCTCAATTCAGAAAATAAAGTGGATCTTACCAATCCACAGTACACGGTGGTAGTAGAAATCATCAAAACTGTCTGTTGCCTGAGTGTTGTGAAAGATTACATGTTGTTCAGAAAATACAATCTCCAGGAGGTGGTGAAGAGTGCTAAGGACCCATCACAGCTTAACCCAAAAcagggaaatggaaaagaaattaaattagaatctggtgacaaattaaatgaaaaaaacccagcagaagacaaAAATAACCAGCAGGTGGTACCAGAGATTAGTGAGGAGCCAGGGGAGATAAAGCCAACATCTGAGATGCAGGTGGTGAATGAAGCTGAAGCCAAACTTGAACTTGCAAGTCAAGTCACAGAAGAATCAAAGTCAAGTGAAAATGCCCACTCATAG